The proteins below are encoded in one region of Pseudonocardia sp. DSM 110487:
- a CDS encoding NRAMP family divalent metal transporter, which yields MTGTQATATGAASRRSAVLGAMFLMATSAIGPGFITQTATFTAQLGAAFAFAILASILVDIAVQLNVWRVIGVSGQRGHELGNKILPGVGWVLAALVVIGGLVFNIGNVGGTGLGVNAMLGVDARIGGVISAVIAIAIFLSKKAGVALDRIVVVLGALMIIMTTYVAIVSQPPVGEALRSFVLPDQVDFLVITTLIGGTVGGYITYAGAHRLLDSGMTGPEHASEIAKSSVIGIIITGIMRVVLFLAVLGVVAGGVALAKDNPAGSAFQAAAGEVGLRLFGIILWAAAITSVIGAAYTSVSFLTRSTTSERTRNLLTIGFIALSAVIYVLLGAAPAALLVFAGAFNGLILPIGFTVVLWVAWRRRDLLGGYKYPAWLLGIGVAAWLLTLYMGYSSLSGLGKLFA from the coding sequence ATGACCGGGACGCAGGCGACCGCGACCGGCGCTGCGTCGCGCCGCAGCGCCGTGCTCGGCGCGATGTTCCTGATGGCCACGAGCGCCATCGGCCCGGGCTTCATCACGCAGACCGCCACCTTCACCGCGCAGCTCGGCGCGGCGTTCGCGTTCGCGATCCTGGCGTCGATCCTGGTGGACATCGCGGTCCAGCTGAACGTCTGGCGCGTGATCGGCGTGTCCGGTCAGCGGGGGCACGAGCTGGGCAACAAGATCCTGCCTGGCGTCGGGTGGGTGCTGGCGGCACTCGTCGTGATCGGCGGGCTGGTGTTCAACATCGGCAACGTCGGCGGCACCGGGCTCGGCGTCAACGCCATGCTCGGCGTCGACGCCCGCATCGGCGGGGTGATCTCCGCGGTGATCGCGATCGCCATCTTCCTCAGCAAGAAGGCAGGCGTCGCGCTCGACCGGATCGTTGTCGTGCTGGGCGCGCTGATGATCATCATGACGACCTACGTCGCGATCGTCTCGCAGCCGCCGGTCGGCGAGGCCCTGCGCAGCTTCGTGCTGCCGGACCAGGTGGACTTCCTGGTCATCACCACCCTGATCGGCGGCACCGTCGGCGGGTACATCACCTACGCGGGCGCGCACCGGCTGCTCGACTCCGGCATGACCGGGCCCGAGCACGCGAGCGAGATCGCCAAGAGCTCGGTCATCGGCATCATCATCACCGGGATCATGCGCGTGGTGCTGTTCCTCGCGGTGCTCGGCGTGGTGGCGGGCGGGGTGGCCCTGGCGAAGGACAACCCGGCGGGTAGCGCCTTCCAGGCCGCCGCGGGTGAGGTCGGGCTCCGGCTGTTCGGCATCATCCTGTGGGCAGCGGCCATCACCTCCGTCATCGGAGCGGCCTACACCTCGGTCTCGTTCCTGACCCGCTCCACGACGAGCGAGCGCACGCGCAACCTGCTCACGATCGGCTTCATCGCCCTCTCGGCCGTGATCTACGTGCTGCTGGGCGCCGCACCGGCCGCGCTGCTGGTGTTCGCGGGCGCGTTCAACGGGCTGATCCTGCCGATCGGCTTCACGGTGGTGCTGTGGGTGGCGTGGCGTCGACGTGACCTGCTGGGCGGCTACAAGTACCCGGCCTGGCTGCTCGGCATCGGCGTCGCCGCATGGTTGCTCACCCTCTACATGGGCTACTCGTCCCTCTCGGGACTGGGCAAGCTGTTCGCATGA
- a CDS encoding LamB/YcsF family protein yields MSVVDLNSDVGESFGRWELGDDAAMLALVTSANVACGFHAGDPTTLRRTCGLAAQRGVAVGAQVGYRDLAGFGRRFIDVAPTELTDDIVYQIGALDGICRAAGTRVTYVKPHGALYNTIVHHEAQAAAVVAAVRAYDPDLPVLGLPGSVFLTAAEEAGLRTVREFFVDRGYTPQATLVPRSQPGALLHDPAEVTARVLRMVTDGKVTAVDGTDVDVHADSACVHGDSPGAVAMAEAVRAGLEAAGVELRAFAEGPG; encoded by the coding sequence ATGAGCGTGGTGGATCTGAACTCGGACGTCGGAGAGTCGTTCGGCCGGTGGGAGCTGGGGGACGACGCGGCGATGCTCGCGCTCGTCACCTCCGCCAACGTCGCATGCGGCTTCCACGCGGGCGACCCGACGACTCTCCGGCGGACCTGTGGCCTGGCCGCGCAGCGCGGGGTCGCGGTCGGGGCACAGGTCGGGTACCGCGATCTGGCGGGGTTCGGCAGGCGGTTCATCGACGTGGCGCCGACCGAGCTGACCGACGACATCGTGTACCAGATCGGGGCGCTCGACGGGATCTGCCGGGCGGCGGGTACGCGCGTGACGTACGTGAAGCCGCACGGAGCGCTCTACAACACCATCGTGCACCACGAGGCGCAGGCGGCCGCGGTCGTGGCCGCCGTCCGCGCCTACGACCCGGACCTCCCGGTGCTCGGGCTGCCCGGCTCGGTCTTCCTCACCGCGGCCGAGGAGGCCGGGCTGCGCACGGTGCGGGAGTTCTTCGTCGACCGGGGCTATACGCCCCAGGCCACCCTGGTGCCGCGCTCCCAGCCGGGCGCCCTGCTGCACGACCCGGCGGAGGTCACCGCGCGCGTGCTGCGGATGGTCACCGACGGCAAGGTCACCGCCGTGGACGGCACCGATGTGGACGTCCACGCCGACTCCGCGTGCGTCCACGGCGACTCCCCCGGTGCGGTCGCGATGGCCGAGGCGGTGCGCGCCGGGCTGGAAGCCGCGGGCGTGGAGCTGCGAGCGTTCGCGGAGGGGCCGGGGTGA
- a CDS encoding allophanate hydrolase subunit 1, with amino-acid sequence MRLLPCGDTGLLVEVDGLPEVLALADAVRAAPPAGVLDVVPAARTVMLCVEPGTDLTEVRRAVLGLDVEPGVAPPDGERVEIEVVYDGPDLDEVGELTGLGADGVVAAHTGTPWRAAFGGFAPGFAYLVGGDPRLEVARRSESRTSVPAGAVGLAGEFSGVYPRSSPGGWQLIGHTDAELWNIDRGALLQPGCTVVFKALS; translated from the coding sequence GTGAGGCTGCTCCCGTGCGGGGACACCGGGCTGCTCGTCGAGGTCGACGGGTTGCCCGAGGTGCTCGCGCTCGCCGACGCCGTGCGCGCGGCACCGCCTGCCGGCGTCCTCGACGTCGTCCCGGCGGCGCGCACGGTGATGCTCTGCGTCGAGCCGGGCACCGACCTCACCGAGGTCCGGCGCGCGGTGCTGGGCCTCGACGTCGAACCGGGCGTGGCACCGCCGGACGGGGAGCGGGTGGAGATCGAGGTCGTCTACGACGGGCCCGACCTCGATGAGGTCGGCGAGCTCACCGGCCTCGGCGCCGACGGCGTCGTCGCGGCGCACACCGGCACGCCGTGGCGGGCCGCGTTCGGTGGGTTCGCCCCCGGGTTCGCGTACCTGGTGGGTGGTGATCCCCGGCTCGAGGTCGCCCGCCGGAGCGAGTCGCGCACCTCGGTACCGGCCGGGGCGGTGGGGCTGGCCGGTGAGTTCAGCGGCGTCTACCCGCGCTCGTCGCCAGGAGGCTGGCAGCTGATCGGCCACACCGACGCGGAGCTGTGGAACATCGACCGCGGTGCGCTACTACAACCCGGGTGCACGGTCGTGTTTAAGGCGTTGTCATGA
- a CDS encoding biotin-dependent carboxyltransferase family protein gives MTRKLEVLATGALALVEDLGRAGLAATGVGRSGAADRAALRLANRLVANPEGAAGIEVVFGGLAVRAHGLLTVALSGAPAPADVDGTPVGHHALVVLRPGHVLRLGVPPTGLRTYVAVRGGLAVEPVLGSRSTDVLSGLGPDKLTPGTMLPIGAEPDELPLVDVAPVAVPAGDEVVLRAVPGPRAEFFTDVGALARTTWTASSRSDRVGMRLEGDPIERAGSGELPSEGIVRGSVQVPPGGEPVLFLADHPVTGGYPVAAVVLDADVDRAAQVRPGQPVRFVLVPPPWKESP, from the coding sequence ATGACCCGCAAGCTGGAGGTGCTCGCCACCGGCGCGCTCGCGCTGGTGGAGGACCTCGGCCGGGCGGGACTCGCCGCGACGGGGGTCGGGCGCTCGGGTGCGGCCGACCGCGCGGCGCTGCGACTTGCCAACCGGCTCGTCGCCAACCCGGAGGGCGCGGCGGGCATCGAGGTCGTGTTCGGCGGGCTCGCCGTGCGCGCCCACGGCCTGCTCACGGTGGCGCTGTCGGGGGCCCCCGCGCCGGCCGACGTCGATGGCACGCCGGTCGGGCACCACGCACTGGTCGTGCTGCGGCCCGGCCATGTGCTGCGCCTGGGAGTGCCGCCCACCGGCCTGCGCACGTACGTCGCGGTGCGCGGCGGCCTCGCGGTGGAACCCGTGCTCGGGTCTCGCAGCACCGACGTCCTGTCCGGGCTCGGACCCGACAAGCTGACACCGGGGACGATGCTCCCGATCGGGGCGGAGCCCGACGAGCTGCCACTGGTCGACGTCGCGCCGGTCGCTGTTCCCGCGGGCGACGAGGTCGTGCTCAGGGCCGTCCCGGGACCACGCGCCGAGTTCTTCACCGACGTCGGCGCGCTCGCCCGCACCACATGGACGGCGTCCAGCCGCAGCGACCGCGTCGGCATGCGGCTCGAGGGCGACCCCATCGAGCGCGCCGGGTCGGGGGAGCTGCCCAGCGAGGGCATCGTCCGCGGCTCGGTACAGGTGCCGCCCGGCGGTGAACCGGTGCTGTTCCTCGCCGACCACCCCGTCACCGGCGGCTACCCGGTGGCCGCCGTCGTCCTCGACGCCGACGTCGACAGGGCCGCGCAGGTCCGCCCCGGCCAGCCGGTGCGGTTCGTCCTCGTCCCGCCTCCGTGGAAGGAGAGCCCGTGA
- a CDS encoding putative hydro-lyase, with amino-acid sequence MSPQNHTETPAGARARFRAGLVTPTAGWCDGYTQANLIAVPKDVAWDFLLFAQRNPQPCPVLDVLEAGSVSGPLLAGDIRTDVPRYRVYVDGELTEEPTDVLDRWRDDLVGFLIGCSFTFERALGAAGVPIRHVEQDVNVPMYRTSVRCRPAGAIGGPMVVSMRPVPRALVETAVRVTAAYPAVHGAPVHVGDPRELGIRDLDAPDYGDPVRLEPGDVPVFWGCGVTPQAAVVESKPPLAISHAPGHMLITDAEDEDYRIRNL; translated from the coding sequence GTGAGTCCGCAGAACCACACGGAGACGCCGGCGGGCGCGCGCGCCCGGTTCCGGGCCGGCCTCGTCACGCCGACCGCAGGCTGGTGCGACGGGTACACCCAGGCCAACCTGATCGCGGTGCCGAAGGACGTCGCGTGGGACTTCCTGCTGTTCGCCCAGCGCAACCCACAGCCGTGCCCGGTGCTCGACGTGCTGGAGGCGGGTTCGGTCTCCGGCCCGCTGCTCGCAGGCGACATCCGCACCGACGTCCCGCGCTACCGCGTCTACGTCGACGGCGAGCTGACCGAAGAACCCACCGACGTTCTCGACCGGTGGCGGGACGACCTCGTCGGCTTCCTCATCGGCTGCAGCTTCACGTTCGAGCGTGCACTCGGCGCGGCCGGCGTGCCGATCCGGCACGTCGAGCAGGACGTCAACGTGCCGATGTACCGGACGTCGGTGCGCTGCCGACCGGCCGGTGCGATCGGCGGGCCGATGGTGGTGTCGATGCGGCCGGTGCCGCGGGCCCTCGTCGAGACCGCCGTGCGCGTCACGGCGGCCTACCCAGCGGTGCACGGCGCGCCGGTGCACGTCGGCGATCCGCGCGAGCTCGGCATCCGCGACCTCGACGCCCCCGACTACGGCGACCCCGTGCGGCTCGAGCCGGGGGACGTGCCCGTGTTCTGGGGCTGCGGGGTCACCCCGCAGGCCGCGGTCGTCGAGTCGAAGCCGCCGCTCGCGATCTCGCACGCCCCGGGGCACATGCTGATCACGGACGCGGAGGACGAGGACTACCGAATCCGCAATCTGTGA
- a CDS encoding epoxide hydrolase family protein, producing the protein MSDEIRPFRVDVPQADLDDLTDRLARTRWPRQLPGGWGRGVPVAQLRELAEYWRTGFDWRAQEARLNEFPQFLIEIDGQQIHFLHVRSPRPDALPLVITHSWPNSVAEFLQLIGPLTESGFDVVAPSLPGFGFSTFPEPADERPWTAERVARTWAELMARLGYERYGAHGNDAGALVSPQLALVDAEHLVGVHMTAGVGIPTGDPSELEGLTDEDRAGLEHLASLFSGGSGYAPYLASRPQTLAYGWLDSPVAQLAYLVERLAEFDRWPTGTDALLPHLDRDQLLTTASLYWLTGTGGSSSWTYYDGAAGMPIDQAVVPTGVSHGGPEVFRRIAERNNEITHWSGLEAASHMVAMVDAERLATDIGKFFAGKR; encoded by the coding sequence ATGAGCGACGAGATCCGCCCCTTCCGCGTCGACGTCCCGCAGGCCGACCTGGACGACCTCACCGACCGGCTCGCCCGCACCCGCTGGCCCCGGCAGCTCCCCGGTGGCTGGGGCCGCGGCGTGCCGGTCGCGCAGCTGCGGGAGCTCGCCGAGTACTGGCGCACCGGCTTCGATTGGCGCGCTCAGGAGGCGCGGCTGAACGAGTTCCCGCAGTTCCTGATCGAGATCGACGGCCAACAGATCCACTTCCTGCACGTCCGTTCGCCCCGGCCCGACGCTCTCCCGCTGGTGATCACCCACAGCTGGCCGAACTCGGTGGCCGAGTTCCTGCAGCTGATCGGCCCACTCACCGAGAGCGGTTTCGACGTGGTGGCGCCGTCGCTGCCGGGATTCGGGTTCTCGACGTTTCCCGAGCCCGCTGACGAGCGGCCGTGGACGGCGGAGCGCGTCGCACGGACCTGGGCGGAGCTGATGGCGCGGCTGGGCTACGAGCGGTACGGGGCGCACGGCAACGACGCGGGCGCCCTCGTGTCGCCGCAGCTGGCGCTCGTCGACGCCGAGCACCTCGTCGGGGTGCACATGACCGCAGGTGTCGGGATCCCGACCGGCGACCCCTCCGAGCTCGAGGGCCTGACCGACGAGGACCGCGCCGGGCTGGAGCATCTGGCCTCGCTGTTCTCCGGCGGCAGCGGCTACGCGCCCTACCTCGCGAGCCGGCCACAGACCCTTGCCTACGGCTGGCTCGACTCGCCCGTCGCGCAGCTGGCCTACCTGGTGGAGCGGCTCGCCGAGTTCGACCGCTGGCCCACCGGAACAGACGCGCTGCTGCCGCACCTCGACCGCGACCAACTGCTCACCACCGCGTCGCTGTACTGGCTCACCGGCACCGGCGGCTCGTCGTCCTGGACCTATTACGACGGCGCTGCCGGGATGCCGATCGACCAGGCGGTGGTGCCGACCGGGGTCTCCCACGGCGGCCCGGAGGTGTTCCGGCGGATCGCCGAGCGGAACAACGAGATCACGCACTGGTCGGGCCTCGAGGCCGCGAGCCACATGGTGGCGATGGTGGACGCGGAGCGACTGGCGACGGACATCGGGAAGTTCTTCGCGGGCAAGCGCTGA
- a CDS encoding DMT family transporter — translation MSSAAVRPVVPASRYRWGALVAVGITVLAWASAFVAIRAVGAHYEPGPLTLGRLLIGSLALGAGLLVMRRWVWPTRREWALIVLCGISWFGIYNIALNAAEQRIDAGTTAMLVNVGPILIALFAGLLLGEGFPRWLVIGALVAFSGAVLVGAATSNAAESDLLGVVLSLVAAVTYAVGVLAQKPVLRRLPGLQVTWLACTTAAIACVPFTPGLLTELATAPGAATAGLVYLGVVPTALAFSTWAYALARMDAGRLGVSTYLVPPVTILMSAALLGEVPPLLAIAGGAVCLLGVGLSRRR, via the coding sequence ATGTCCAGCGCCGCCGTCCGCCCCGTTGTACCTGCCTCTCGCTACCGCTGGGGTGCGCTGGTTGCCGTCGGGATCACGGTGCTCGCGTGGGCGTCGGCGTTCGTGGCGATCCGCGCCGTCGGGGCCCACTACGAGCCCGGCCCGCTGACGCTGGGCCGGCTGCTCATCGGGTCATTGGCACTCGGCGCGGGTCTGCTGGTCATGCGCCGCTGGGTGTGGCCGACGCGCCGGGAGTGGGCGCTGATCGTCCTGTGCGGGATCTCGTGGTTCGGGATCTACAACATCGCCCTCAACGCCGCCGAGCAGCGCATCGACGCAGGCACAACGGCGATGCTGGTGAACGTCGGTCCGATCCTCATCGCGCTGTTCGCCGGGTTGCTGCTGGGCGAGGGCTTCCCGCGCTGGCTGGTGATCGGCGCGCTCGTCGCGTTCAGCGGCGCGGTCCTCGTCGGCGCGGCCACCTCGAACGCGGCGGAGTCCGACCTGCTCGGCGTGGTGCTCAGCCTCGTCGCGGCCGTCACGTACGCGGTCGGCGTGCTCGCCCAGAAGCCGGTGCTGCGCAGGTTGCCAGGGCTGCAGGTCACATGGCTCGCCTGCACGACGGCGGCGATCGCCTGCGTGCCGTTCACACCCGGCCTGCTCACCGAGCTGGCGACCGCCCCGGGTGCGGCGACGGCCGGGCTCGTCTACCTCGGCGTGGTGCCCACCGCCCTCGCCTTCAGCACGTGGGCCTACGCGCTCGCGCGGATGGACGCCGGCCGGCTCGGCGTGAGCACGTACCTGGTGCCGCCGGTCACGATCCTCATGTCCGCAGCCCTGCTCGGCGAGGTGCCCCCACTCCTCGCGATCGCGGGCGGCGCCGTCTGCTTGCTGGGCGTCGGGCTGTCCCGCCGTCGCTAG